One window of the Misgurnus anguillicaudatus chromosome 8, ASM2758022v2, whole genome shotgun sequence genome contains the following:
- the aamp gene encoding angio-associated migratory cell protein, with product MDRSAEDSLQLHEDEEIIEVIDLNDTEPSADDLADELEDVDVADIANDDDDDNGWETEEEMESEQDDSELTFSKHTGSVFCVGLDPVNNSLAITGGEDDRAYVWTVCNGDVLFECTGHKDSVTCAAFSCDSKLVASGDMSGLIKVWRVESKEEIWSFEVGDLEWFEWHPCAPVLLAGTADGNTWMWKIPSGECKTFQGPSCQATSGKILPDGKRAIVGYEDGSLRLWDLKRGDAVYAIKGHEGHRGALTSMACSKDGSLILTGSVDGHAKLISTSTGKVVFSFNNENYEAKDTSQEQECNSVESVGFCNVLPLIAVGYLDGTLAIYDLNTQSLRHRCKHKVGLVHLQWEEASAVVSTGNLAGVVTLWDARSGAMMSEYHGHSAEILDFVLNRDASAVVTAGGDHKAKVFCLQRPDR from the exons ATGGACAGAAGTGCTGAAGACTCACTGCAGCTTCATGAGGATGAGGAGATCATCGAGGTTATTGATTTGAATGACACGGAACCGTCCGCAG ATGATCTCGCGGATGAACTGGAAGATGTGGATGTAGCTGATATTGCAaacgatgatgatgatgataatggaTGGGAAACAGAAGAAGAGATGGAGTCCGAGCAGGACGACAGTGAACTTACTTTCTCCAAACACACTG GTTCAGTTTTCTGTGTTGGGTTAGATCCTGTCAACAACAGTCTTGCTATTACTGGAGGAGAAGACGATCGGGCTTACGTGTGGACTGTGTGCAATGGAGACGTGTTGTTTGAATGCACCG GTCATAAAGATTCAGTCACTTGTGCTGCGTTCAGCTGTGATTCAAAGCTTGTGGCATCTGGTGACATGAGTGGCCTCATTAAGGTCTGGAGAGTGGAGAGTAAGGAAGAAATTTGGTCTTTTGAAGTCGGAGACCTGGAA TGGTTTGAGTGGCACCCGTGCGCCCCCGTTCTGCTGGCTGGCACAGCTGACGGAAACACCTGGATGTGGAAGATACCGAGTGGAGAGTGCAAGACGTTTCAAGGGCCCAGCTGCCAGGCAACAAGTGGAAAGATTCTTCCTGATG GAAAGAGAGCAATTGTGGGATATGAGGATGGAAGTTTACGTCTTTGGGACTTAAAACGAGGCGATGCAGTTTATGCTATTAAAG GTCATGAGGGTCACCGAGGGGCTCTGACATCAATGGCCTGCAGTAAAGATGGATCTCTGATTCTGACGGGGTCAGTGGACGGCCATGCAAAACTCATCAGCACATCCACAGGAAAG gttGTATTTTCATTTAACAATGAAAACTATGAAGCGAAAGACACGAGTCAGGAACAGGAGTGTAACTCGGTGGAGTCTGTGGGCTTTTGTAATGT TTTGCCTCTGATTGCTGTTGGATATCTGGACGGAACTCTGGCCATTTATGATTTGAACACACAGAGTCTCAGACATCGATGTAAACATAAG GTTGGATTAGTTCACCTGCAGTGGGAAGAGGCGTCTGCGGTGGTTTCCACAGGTAACCTAGCTGGTGTTGTGACACTGTGGGACGCTCGATCCGGGGCTATGATGTCAGAGTATCACGGTCACTCTGCTGAGATCCTTGACTTTGTTCTCAACAG AGATGCTTCAGCAGTCGTGACTGCAGGAGGAGATCACAAAGCCAAAGTCTTCTGTCTCCAAAGGCCGGACCGCTAA